From Desulfomonilaceae bacterium, a single genomic window includes:
- a CDS encoding ATP-binding cassette domain-containing protein translates to MEFAKNLVELENVSVRYGHSPILFNINFMLRPGENWAVLGGNGAGKTTFLRLIRGDIWPAPETGRRSYLVNGKSQFSPIGFREKTGIVSSDLLDQYRINRWNPSGIEAVCTGFDGTPFLYRTPTESMLARARQVLATLGLEKLATRRVLTMSFGEAKKVLIARAIVHRPRILFIDELCAGLDTGARKKVLEILELLAGQGTQMIVAAHDPSEIPDFVTRIITLESGRIVNSGSFLRPPCPTRNAFRADRAQRRSDVLFQTKLEQRHQYPLIRMENVDVSMGGKRILHQINWQIFAGRNWALLGANGSGKTTLLKLIAGELLPVWGGTIRRFEPDDPQSLDEIRKSISLVSPDFQADFPSSRKGLDIVLSGLYGSVGLACEPTGKQILLGKSLLQAFGVEGLESREVGALSYGQARILLIIRALINSPRILLLDEPLSGLDSEARSAVAQIIENAISAGATIINVTHDPKEILPSVSHVAVLKDGMITFQGAKGELGRHIF, encoded by the coding sequence ATGGAATTTGCGAAGAATCTTGTGGAACTGGAAAATGTTTCCGTCAGATACGGACATTCCCCAATACTGTTCAACATCAATTTTATGTTGCGTCCGGGCGAAAACTGGGCCGTGTTGGGTGGTAACGGGGCTGGAAAGACAACTTTTCTTCGGCTGATACGTGGTGATATCTGGCCAGCTCCTGAAACCGGACGCCGCAGTTATCTTGTCAATGGAAAGTCCCAGTTTTCTCCGATCGGTTTCCGTGAGAAGACTGGAATCGTGTCTTCAGATCTTCTCGACCAATACAGAATCAACAGGTGGAACCCGTCGGGCATAGAAGCTGTCTGTACAGGTTTTGACGGAACACCCTTCCTTTACCGGACGCCTACTGAATCAATGTTGGCTAGGGCCAGGCAGGTTTTGGCGACTCTGGGTCTGGAAAAATTAGCGACTCGGCGTGTCCTGACCATGTCATTCGGTGAGGCTAAAAAGGTTCTGATTGCCCGGGCCATAGTTCATCGACCCAGGATTCTGTTTATTGATGAGCTTTGCGCAGGTCTGGATACCGGAGCCAGGAAAAAAGTCCTGGAAATTTTAGAACTCCTGGCTGGACAGGGAACCCAGATGATCGTCGCGGCTCACGACCCTAGCGAAATACCCGATTTTGTGACCAGGATCATAACTCTAGAATCCGGAAGAATAGTCAATTCTGGGAGCTTCTTAAGGCCCCCCTGCCCGACTAGAAACGCTTTCAGGGCGGACAGGGCGCAGCGGCGCTCCGATGTCCTTTTTCAGACCAAATTAGAACAGCGTCACCAGTATCCACTGATCCGGATGGAAAATGTAGATGTGTCAATGGGCGGGAAAAGGATTCTACATCAGATAAACTGGCAGATATTCGCCGGCCGGAACTGGGCATTGCTCGGCGCAAACGGCTCAGGCAAGACTACATTATTAAAACTGATCGCCGGAGAATTACTGCCCGTGTGGGGCGGGACTATACGCAGGTTTGAACCCGATGATCCACAATCACTGGACGAAATTAGAAAATCCATAAGTCTTGTGTCGCCCGATTTTCAGGCCGATTTCCCCTCCTCCCGGAAAGGGCTTGATATTGTTCTTTCCGGACTATATGGGAGTGTTGGCCTGGCATGCGAACCTACCGGGAAACAGATTTTGCTCGGAAAGTCATTGCTCCAGGCATTTGGAGTGGAAGGCCTTGAAAGCAGAGAGGTAGGCGCTCTGTCTTATGGACAGGCCCGGATACTGTTAATCATCAGAGCATTGATCAATTCCCCAAGAATTCTTTTATTGGATGAGCCCTTGTCGGGTTTGGACTCCGAGGCCAGGAGCGCCGTGGCGCAGATCATCGAAAACGCTATCAGCGCAGGCGCAA
- the prfB gene encoding peptide chain release factor 2 (programmed frameshift) encodes MFELQQKLAEIRQRQTNLRGYLDLDAKVTRLDEIEKTQSDETFWSSPSHAKDILREQKQIARILHNFKGLDRNIEDTEALLELALEEEDRSVLDEVQENISKLDNHIREMEIERLFSQPEDTGSAIVEIHAGAGGTEAQDWTEMLLRLYVRWAEIEGYKSEILDSLPGEEAGLKSVTFSVEGDYAYGRLRAEMGIHRLVRISPFDANARRHTSFAAVFVYPSADDDVEIDINEADIKIDTYRASGAGGQHVNKTDSAVRMTHLPTGIVAQCQNERSQHKNRAMAMKILRSRLYDLELAKKRAEKDSINKDKKDIAWGSQIRSYVLQPYQMVKDHRTNCEIGNVQAVLDGDINRFINEYLLFEARERGSSKLN; translated from the exons ATGTTTGAACTTCAGCAAAAACTGGCGGAAATTAGACAAAGACAGACGAATCTACGAGGTTATCTT GACCTCGACGCAAAAGTTACCCGGCTTGATGAAATTGAGAAGACCCAGTCAGATGAAACATTCTGGAGTAGTCCCTCCCACGCCAAAGACATCTTGCGCGAACAAAAACAGATAGCCAGGATATTACACAATTTCAAAGGGCTTGATCGAAACATAGAAGATACCGAGGCCTTACTGGAACTTGCCTTGGAGGAAGAAGACCGGTCGGTGCTCGACGAAGTCCAGGAAAACATCTCCAAACTCGATAATCATATACGGGAAATGGAGATTGAGCGCCTGTTCTCTCAACCGGAGGATACAGGTTCCGCTATAGTGGAAATACATGCCGGCGCAGGAGGCACTGAGGCGCAGGACTGGACGGAAATGCTTCTCCGGCTATACGTGAGATGGGCGGAAATTGAGGGTTACAAATCCGAAATTCTCGATTCGCTGCCCGGGGAAGAAGCAGGCCTGAAATCAGTCACATTCTCTGTTGAAGGCGATTATGCTTACGGTAGACTAAGGGCTGAAATGGGGATTCACCGGCTTGTAAGGATTTCTCCTTTTGACGCCAACGCGCGACGACACACATCATTCGCCGCAGTATTTGTCTACCCTAGCGCTGATGATGATGTTGAAATTGATATCAATGAAGCGGACATTAAAATAGACACTTATCGGGCGTCGGGGGCGGGTGGTCAACATGTCAACAAGACCGATTCCGCCGTTAGAATGACCCATTTGCCTACCGGAATCGTAGCTCAGTGCCAGAATGAAAGATCCCAGCACAAGAATCGGGCCATGGCCATGAAAATTCTCCGATCCCGGCTCTATGACCTGGAGCTGGCAAAGAAAAGAGCTGAAAAAGATTCTATCAACAAGGATAAAAAGGATATAGCCTGGGGATCTCAAATCAGGTCTTATGTGCTTCAACCCTATCAGATGGTGAAGGACCACAGAACAAACTGTGAAATAGGCAATGTCCAGGCAGTTCTCGATGGTGACATAAATCGGTTCATAAACGAATATCTGTTATTCGAAGCAAGGGAACGGGGGTCCAGCAAGCTTAACTAA
- a CDS encoding glutaredoxin domain-containing protein: MTDETNKIVMYGAKWCPDAKRTRRFLDGHGIEYQWHDIDDEDGARDFVIKTNGKFIIPTLLFPDGTKMAEPSDEQLAEKLGISS; encoded by the coding sequence ATGACTGACGAAACGAATAAAATAGTCATGTATGGAGCAAAATGGTGTCCTGACGCCAAGAGAACGAGAAGATTCCTGGACGGCCACGGGATCGAATATCAATGGCATGACATTGATGATGAAGACGGGGCCAGGGATTTCGTAATAAAGACTAACGGGAAGTTTATCATCCCAACTCTGCTGTTTCCGGACGGCACAAAAATGGCTGAGCCTTCCGATGAACAACTAGCCGAAAAGTTAGGAATATCGTCCTGA
- a CDS encoding HD domain-containing protein, whose product MESIIFIRDFKDGDQVLRFFELRGKTTRKTRGGHDYLDLRIGDSSGEMSAKIWPEALQKWGQDFNLGDIVKVEGHVEMFRDMSQLIVDKIRKADETEVPDITVIVKSTPYDVEKLFNELLELTETLEPLELSNFVAEILNRVSDQLRLAPAAKMIHHAYRGGLIEHTWGVVRKVLAILETEKGINRSVAIAGAILHDIGKLQELTASSHSRTTQGRLIGHVALGITLLWTVALELGLEDELWLVELEHILLSHHGEPEFGAPVRPLTREALLVHFADNLDSKLRIIDGALESADSDGFSPYNKWLEGRAYAGQSLKLPEEEQDV is encoded by the coding sequence ATGGAATCAATAATTTTCATAAGAGATTTTAAGGACGGGGATCAGGTCCTCCGATTTTTCGAATTACGCGGAAAAACCACGAGGAAAACCCGGGGAGGCCATGACTACCTCGATTTAAGGATCGGCGATTCCAGCGGGGAAATGTCAGCCAAGATATGGCCGGAAGCGCTTCAGAAATGGGGACAGGACTTCAACCTGGGAGACATTGTCAAGGTCGAAGGCCATGTTGAGATGTTCCGTGACATGAGCCAACTTATTGTGGACAAGATTCGAAAGGCTGACGAAACAGAGGTTCCAGACATTACGGTTATTGTTAAGTCAACTCCGTATGATGTAGAAAAACTTTTCAACGAATTACTCGAATTAACAGAAACTTTAGAGCCCCTGGAGTTGTCAAACTTCGTGGCTGAGATTTTAAATCGGGTTTCAGACCAACTTCGGCTTGCCCCCGCGGCCAAGATGATTCATCACGCTTACAGAGGAGGTCTCATCGAGCACACGTGGGGGGTGGTTCGGAAAGTTTTGGCAATTCTTGAAACTGAAAAGGGAATCAACCGATCTGTAGCTATAGCAGGAGCTATTCTTCATGACATCGGTAAGCTTCAGGAACTGACTGCTTCGTCTCACTCCAGAACTACGCAGGGGAGATTGATCGGTCATGTTGCGCTTGGGATTACACTCTTGTGGACGGTTGCGCTTGAATTGGGCCTTGAGGATGAACTGTGGCTGGTAGAATTGGAGCATATTCTGTTGTCCCATCACGGGGAACCGGAGTTTGGCGCTCCTGTAAGACCGCTCACTCGTGAGGCGCTACTCGTCCATTTTGCGGACAACCTTGACTCAAAACTTAGAATAATCGACGGCGCCCTCGAATCGGCTGATTCCGATGGGTTCTCACCATACAACAAATGGCTTGAAGGCCGGGCCTATGCAGGGCAAAGCCTCAAGCTTCCAGAGGAGGAACAAGATGTTTGA